The following are encoded together in the Pygocentrus nattereri isolate fPygNat1 chromosome 3, fPygNat1.pri, whole genome shotgun sequence genome:
- the phf20l1 gene encoding PHD finger protein 20-like protein 1 isoform X2, whose product MSKKPPNRPGITFEVGARVEAQDYLQKWYPSRIEKIDYDEGKMLVHFDRWSHRYDEWILWDSSRLRPLERPALRKEGLKEEEDMSERLGEMRASRLRELPGCTESTEDQTDLPQQRQELKNGEEVLARWTDCRYYPAKIESVNKEGTYTVQFYDGVVRCVKRIHIKSMPEDAKGQDWIALVKAASAAAKSKGGCRPRTSANSNKEREDRTEFRFDELEDEEDNDADSDRLASSDEEDCKPSPEELEMAKTKRRRSRQGSFCNVKRARLNKVAGCSKNESDCKEDLLISSQQISSQRDAATSISPGEEAAQSVVTQRHPVPLSSTSPGTSRSRRLKHDSGESTISSTSTAAEPNPSPSSVHTLPDTQTATPSSPQRRRRSQRLATTVDPTFPPSPLNRDSSHNPPPTDNTQRADDGDSCVVTAEPILNPPSTVSPTIHTSSVPAPATAQSPVIEKEKMADMLLINHTLVGEKSSPVLTAAGLKTASRTPKANKHTREPIINTKRSDDPTSSSEPLVDLDHNKFKCQVPGCSKAFRKAKLLDYHLKYYHNTDKELESEVCSPERGGRTRATSASVPTSTLVEIPDNKRRRTVSTSSSLSPQGHMLSLDCAGSCPKPPKFCKKKRSSASVSSDSTEVSLPPPSKEKTFENFSDKILKKVIDKDKHLDAGLCIKTERKFKVEDKCQLIGKKRDKERRDRKEKDPFKIKQKKKKKKKKKSKQHCYSDMEEVSLSYLERSPYPIHRSSSNSFSKHSAFQYPRAILSVDLTGENLSDIDFLEDSTTESLLFSGDEYNQDMDSLTMEDFQDEEDVSTNEIVRCICEMDEENGFMIQCEECMCWQHSVCMGLLEDSIPDQYICYVCRDPPGQRWSAKYRHDKDWLYKGHMYGLSFLTENYSHQNAKKIVSTHQLLADVYSVKKVLHGLQLKMDILQNKHNPSLHLWARSWVNSDEDQPMGGVPDCILFQEHFSQNSNPDTYITSEHSYQKPSGTGHQYAHEQGSHAPSQTLLFVPKEEEMTSAISLSGCMRESSSGQVEQARNCLQWQMNLLTHIEDVQNQLAGRMDLIEKELDVLESWLDFTGELEPPDPLARLPQLKCRIKQLLTDLGKVQQMSTLCSV is encoded by the exons ATGAGTAAGAAACCCCCTAATCGACCTGGGATCACTTTTGAGGTTGGAGCCAGAGTGGAAGCTCAGGACTATCTACaaaaatg GTATCCTTCACGTATTGAAAAGATTGATTATGATGAAGGGAAGATGCTTGTCCATTTTGACCGCTGGAGCCATCGATATGATGAGTGGATTTTGTGGGACAGCAGTAGACTACGTCCTCTAGAGAGACCAGCACTCCGTAAAGAGGGACtcaaagaagaggaagacatGTCT GAGAGACTCGGCGAGATGAGAGCATCTCGCCTGCGTGAGCTTCCTGGATGTACAGAGAGCACAGAAGACCAAACAGACTTGCCACAGCAGAGACAA GAATTGAAGAATGGTGAGGAAGTTCTTGCCCGATGGACTGATTGCCGTTACTACCCTGCCAAGATTGAAAGTGTCAACAAAGAGG GAACCTACACAGTTCAGTTTTATGATGGGGTTGTTCGCTGTGTGAAAAGAATTCATATCAAATCCATGCCAGAGGATGCCAAAGGACAA GATTGGATTGCCCTTGTGAAGGCAGCCTCAGCTGCTGCCAAGAGTAAAGGAGGGTGTAGGCCTCGCACTAGTGCCAACagcaacaaagagagagaagacagaacaGAGTTCAGGTTTGATGAGCTTGAAGATGAGGAGGATAACGACGCAGATTCTGACAGACTCG CCTCTTCAGATGAGGAAGACTGTAAGCCTTCCCCTGAAGAGCTTGAGATggctaaaacaaaaagaagaagaagcagacaAGGCAGTTTCTGCAATGTAAAAAGAGCTCGCCTCAACAAAGTGGCAG GATGCTCCAAAAATGAGAGTGACTGCAAAGAAGACCTTCTAATATCTTCACAACAG ATTTCCTCACAGAGAGATGCTGCAACCAGTATCAGTCCAGGAGAGGAGGCAGCACAGTCTGTTGTTACCCAAAGGCACCCGGTGCCTCTCTCCAGCACCTCTCCAGGCACATCTCGGTCCAGGCGATTGAAACATGATTCTGGAGAGTCCACCATCAGCAGCACaagtacagcagcagagcccAACCCCTCACCCAGCTCCGTTCACACCCTCCCAGATACTCAAACAG CCACTCCAAGCTCTCCTCAGAGGCGGAGAAGATCTCAACGTCTAGCAACAACCGTTGACCCAACCTTCCCCCCCTCGCCACTTAACCGGGATTCCAGCCACAACCCACCCCCGACAGACAACACTCAGAGAGCAG aTGATGGTGATAGCTGTGTGGTGACTGCTGAACCAATTTTAAACCCGCCAAGTACAGTATCTCCCACCATACATACCTCCTCAGTTCCTGCCCCTGCAACTGCTCAGTCTCCAGTTATTGAGAAGGAAAAGATGGCTGACATGTTGCTAATAAATCATACGTTAGTGGGAGAGAAATCTTCACCCGTTTTAACAG CTGCTGGCTTAAAAACTGCATCCAGGACCCCTAAAGCCAACAAACACACCAGGGAGCCAA TTATAAATACCAAACGATCTGATGACCCCACATCTTCCAGCGAGCCTCTGGTTGACCTGGACCACAATAAGTTCAAGTGTCAAGTTCCTGGCTGTTCTAAAGCCTTCCGGAAAGCCAAGCTACTGGACTACCATCTGAAGTATTACCACAATACCGATAAGGAGCTGGAAAGTGAAGTGTGCTCACCTGAGAGAGGTGGTCGCACAAGGGCCACATCTGCTTCTGTACCCACCAGCACTCTAGTGGAGATACCGGATAACAAGAGGCGCAGAACAGTCTCAACTTCCTCCT CTCTGTCCCCACAAGGCCACATGTTATCACTGGACTGTGCTGGCTCCTGCCCAAAGCCACCCAAATTCTGTAAAAAGAAGCGATCGTCTGCCTCTGTGAGCTCAGATAGCACTGAAGTTTCACTGCCTCCTCCTTCTAAAGAGAAGACATTTGAGAACTTCAGTGACAAGATCCTGAAGAAGGTCATTGATAAGGACAAACACCTGGATGCAG gactgTGTATAAAGACTGAGAGGAAATTTAAAGTGGAAGATAAATGCCAGCTCATTG GGAAAAAGAGGGATAAAGAACGCAGAGACCGAAAAGAAAAAGACCCTTTcaaaattaaacagaagaaaaaaaagaagaaaaagaagaaatctaAGCAGCACT GTTATTCTGACATGGAGGAGGTGTCTTTGTCTTACTTGGAGAGATCACCTTATCCTATTCATCGCTCTTCCTCTAACTCATTCTCTAAACATTCAGCCTTCCAGTACCCCCGTGCCATACTGTCAGTTGATCTCACTGGGGAGA ACCTGTCAGACATAGACTTCTTGGAGGACTCGACTACAGAGTCCCTGCTGTTCAGTGGAGATGAGTACAACCAGGATATGGACTCTCTCACCATGGAGGACTTTCAGGATGAAGAGGATGTATCTACTAATGAGATTGTCCGCTGTATCTGTGAAATGGATGAAGAGAATGGCTTCATGATTCAG TGTGAAGAGTGCATGTGCTGGCAGCACAGTGTTTGTATGGGGCTGCTTGAGGACAGCATCCCTGACCAATATATATGTTACGTCTGCCGAGACCCACCAG GGCAAAGATGGAGTGCCAAATATCGTCATGATAAAGACTGGCTATATAAGGGTCACATGTACGGCTTGTCCTTTCTGACGGAAAACTACTCGCATCAAAATGCCAAGAAGATTGTCTCTACCCATCAGTTATTGGCTGATGTTTACAGTGTTAAAAAGGTGCTTCATGGTCTACAGCTCAAGATGGACATCCTACA GAACAAACACAATCCCAGTTTGCACTTGTGGGCTCGTTCCTGGGTGAACTCTGACGAGGACCAGCCTATGGGTGGAGTTCCAGACTGTATCCTGtttcaggaacacttcagtCAGAACTCAAACCCGGACACCTACATCACCAGCGAGCACAGCTACCAGAAGCCTTCTGGCACAGGCCACCAATACGCACATGAGCAGGGGTCCCATGCTCCCTCTCAGACACTCTTGTTTGTACcaaaggaggaggag ATGACTAGTGCTATTTCACTTTCTGGCTGTATGAGGGAGAGCAGCTCCGGACAGGTAGAGCAGGCTAGAAACTGTCTGCAGTGGCAGATGAACCTGCTCACACACATAGAGGATGTTCAGAACCAGCTGGCTGGCCGGATGGATCTCATTGAGAAAGAGCTGGACG TATTGGAGAGCTGGTTGGATTTCACTGGAGAGTTGGAGCCTCCGGATCCTCTGGCCAGACTGCCTCAGCTCAAGTGCCGAATCAAACAGCTGCTGACGGACTTGGGAAAAGTGCAACAGATGAGCACACTGTGCTCTGTGTAG
- the phf20l1 gene encoding PHD finger protein 20-like protein 1 isoform X1 — MSKKPPNRPGITFEVGARVEAQDYLQKWYPSRIEKIDYDEGKMLVHFDRWSHRYDEWILWDSSRLRPLERPALRKEGLKEEEDMSERLGEMRASRLRELPGCTESTEDQTDLPQQRQELKNGEEVLARWTDCRYYPAKIESVNKEGTYTVQFYDGVVRCVKRIHIKSMPEDAKGQQDWIALVKAASAAAKSKGGCRPRTSANSNKEREDRTEFRFDELEDEEDNDADSDRLASSDEEDCKPSPEELEMAKTKRRRSRQGSFCNVKRARLNKVAGCSKNESDCKEDLLISSQQISSQRDAATSISPGEEAAQSVVTQRHPVPLSSTSPGTSRSRRLKHDSGESTISSTSTAAEPNPSPSSVHTLPDTQTATPSSPQRRRRSQRLATTVDPTFPPSPLNRDSSHNPPPTDNTQRADDGDSCVVTAEPILNPPSTVSPTIHTSSVPAPATAQSPVIEKEKMADMLLINHTLVGEKSSPVLTAAGLKTASRTPKANKHTREPIINTKRSDDPTSSSEPLVDLDHNKFKCQVPGCSKAFRKAKLLDYHLKYYHNTDKELESEVCSPERGGRTRATSASVPTSTLVEIPDNKRRRTVSTSSSLSPQGHMLSLDCAGSCPKPPKFCKKKRSSASVSSDSTEVSLPPPSKEKTFENFSDKILKKVIDKDKHLDAGLCIKTERKFKVEDKCQLIGKKRDKERRDRKEKDPFKIKQKKKKKKKKKSKQHCYSDMEEVSLSYLERSPYPIHRSSSNSFSKHSAFQYPRAILSVDLTGENLSDIDFLEDSTTESLLFSGDEYNQDMDSLTMEDFQDEEDVSTNEIVRCICEMDEENGFMIQCEECMCWQHSVCMGLLEDSIPDQYICYVCRDPPGQRWSAKYRHDKDWLYKGHMYGLSFLTENYSHQNAKKIVSTHQLLADVYSVKKVLHGLQLKMDILQNKHNPSLHLWARSWVNSDEDQPMGGVPDCILFQEHFSQNSNPDTYITSEHSYQKPSGTGHQYAHEQGSHAPSQTLLFVPKEEEMTSAISLSGCMRESSSGQVEQARNCLQWQMNLLTHIEDVQNQLAGRMDLIEKELDVLESWLDFTGELEPPDPLARLPQLKCRIKQLLTDLGKVQQMSTLCSV, encoded by the exons ATGAGTAAGAAACCCCCTAATCGACCTGGGATCACTTTTGAGGTTGGAGCCAGAGTGGAAGCTCAGGACTATCTACaaaaatg GTATCCTTCACGTATTGAAAAGATTGATTATGATGAAGGGAAGATGCTTGTCCATTTTGACCGCTGGAGCCATCGATATGATGAGTGGATTTTGTGGGACAGCAGTAGACTACGTCCTCTAGAGAGACCAGCACTCCGTAAAGAGGGACtcaaagaagaggaagacatGTCT GAGAGACTCGGCGAGATGAGAGCATCTCGCCTGCGTGAGCTTCCTGGATGTACAGAGAGCACAGAAGACCAAACAGACTTGCCACAGCAGAGACAA GAATTGAAGAATGGTGAGGAAGTTCTTGCCCGATGGACTGATTGCCGTTACTACCCTGCCAAGATTGAAAGTGTCAACAAAGAGG GAACCTACACAGTTCAGTTTTATGATGGGGTTGTTCGCTGTGTGAAAAGAATTCATATCAAATCCATGCCAGAGGATGCCAAAGGACAA CAGGATTGGATTGCCCTTGTGAAGGCAGCCTCAGCTGCTGCCAAGAGTAAAGGAGGGTGTAGGCCTCGCACTAGTGCCAACagcaacaaagagagagaagacagaacaGAGTTCAGGTTTGATGAGCTTGAAGATGAGGAGGATAACGACGCAGATTCTGACAGACTCG CCTCTTCAGATGAGGAAGACTGTAAGCCTTCCCCTGAAGAGCTTGAGATggctaaaacaaaaagaagaagaagcagacaAGGCAGTTTCTGCAATGTAAAAAGAGCTCGCCTCAACAAAGTGGCAG GATGCTCCAAAAATGAGAGTGACTGCAAAGAAGACCTTCTAATATCTTCACAACAG ATTTCCTCACAGAGAGATGCTGCAACCAGTATCAGTCCAGGAGAGGAGGCAGCACAGTCTGTTGTTACCCAAAGGCACCCGGTGCCTCTCTCCAGCACCTCTCCAGGCACATCTCGGTCCAGGCGATTGAAACATGATTCTGGAGAGTCCACCATCAGCAGCACaagtacagcagcagagcccAACCCCTCACCCAGCTCCGTTCACACCCTCCCAGATACTCAAACAG CCACTCCAAGCTCTCCTCAGAGGCGGAGAAGATCTCAACGTCTAGCAACAACCGTTGACCCAACCTTCCCCCCCTCGCCACTTAACCGGGATTCCAGCCACAACCCACCCCCGACAGACAACACTCAGAGAGCAG aTGATGGTGATAGCTGTGTGGTGACTGCTGAACCAATTTTAAACCCGCCAAGTACAGTATCTCCCACCATACATACCTCCTCAGTTCCTGCCCCTGCAACTGCTCAGTCTCCAGTTATTGAGAAGGAAAAGATGGCTGACATGTTGCTAATAAATCATACGTTAGTGGGAGAGAAATCTTCACCCGTTTTAACAG CTGCTGGCTTAAAAACTGCATCCAGGACCCCTAAAGCCAACAAACACACCAGGGAGCCAA TTATAAATACCAAACGATCTGATGACCCCACATCTTCCAGCGAGCCTCTGGTTGACCTGGACCACAATAAGTTCAAGTGTCAAGTTCCTGGCTGTTCTAAAGCCTTCCGGAAAGCCAAGCTACTGGACTACCATCTGAAGTATTACCACAATACCGATAAGGAGCTGGAAAGTGAAGTGTGCTCACCTGAGAGAGGTGGTCGCACAAGGGCCACATCTGCTTCTGTACCCACCAGCACTCTAGTGGAGATACCGGATAACAAGAGGCGCAGAACAGTCTCAACTTCCTCCT CTCTGTCCCCACAAGGCCACATGTTATCACTGGACTGTGCTGGCTCCTGCCCAAAGCCACCCAAATTCTGTAAAAAGAAGCGATCGTCTGCCTCTGTGAGCTCAGATAGCACTGAAGTTTCACTGCCTCCTCCTTCTAAAGAGAAGACATTTGAGAACTTCAGTGACAAGATCCTGAAGAAGGTCATTGATAAGGACAAACACCTGGATGCAG gactgTGTATAAAGACTGAGAGGAAATTTAAAGTGGAAGATAAATGCCAGCTCATTG GGAAAAAGAGGGATAAAGAACGCAGAGACCGAAAAGAAAAAGACCCTTTcaaaattaaacagaagaaaaaaaagaagaaaaagaagaaatctaAGCAGCACT GTTATTCTGACATGGAGGAGGTGTCTTTGTCTTACTTGGAGAGATCACCTTATCCTATTCATCGCTCTTCCTCTAACTCATTCTCTAAACATTCAGCCTTCCAGTACCCCCGTGCCATACTGTCAGTTGATCTCACTGGGGAGA ACCTGTCAGACATAGACTTCTTGGAGGACTCGACTACAGAGTCCCTGCTGTTCAGTGGAGATGAGTACAACCAGGATATGGACTCTCTCACCATGGAGGACTTTCAGGATGAAGAGGATGTATCTACTAATGAGATTGTCCGCTGTATCTGTGAAATGGATGAAGAGAATGGCTTCATGATTCAG TGTGAAGAGTGCATGTGCTGGCAGCACAGTGTTTGTATGGGGCTGCTTGAGGACAGCATCCCTGACCAATATATATGTTACGTCTGCCGAGACCCACCAG GGCAAAGATGGAGTGCCAAATATCGTCATGATAAAGACTGGCTATATAAGGGTCACATGTACGGCTTGTCCTTTCTGACGGAAAACTACTCGCATCAAAATGCCAAGAAGATTGTCTCTACCCATCAGTTATTGGCTGATGTTTACAGTGTTAAAAAGGTGCTTCATGGTCTACAGCTCAAGATGGACATCCTACA GAACAAACACAATCCCAGTTTGCACTTGTGGGCTCGTTCCTGGGTGAACTCTGACGAGGACCAGCCTATGGGTGGAGTTCCAGACTGTATCCTGtttcaggaacacttcagtCAGAACTCAAACCCGGACACCTACATCACCAGCGAGCACAGCTACCAGAAGCCTTCTGGCACAGGCCACCAATACGCACATGAGCAGGGGTCCCATGCTCCCTCTCAGACACTCTTGTTTGTACcaaaggaggaggag ATGACTAGTGCTATTTCACTTTCTGGCTGTATGAGGGAGAGCAGCTCCGGACAGGTAGAGCAGGCTAGAAACTGTCTGCAGTGGCAGATGAACCTGCTCACACACATAGAGGATGTTCAGAACCAGCTGGCTGGCCGGATGGATCTCATTGAGAAAGAGCTGGACG TATTGGAGAGCTGGTTGGATTTCACTGGAGAGTTGGAGCCTCCGGATCCTCTGGCCAGACTGCCTCAGCTCAAGTGCCGAATCAAACAGCTGCTGACGGACTTGGGAAAAGTGCAACAGATGAGCACACTGTGCTCTGTGTAG